In Achromobacter xylosoxidans A8, a single window of DNA contains:
- a CDS encoding four-carbon acid sugar kinase family protein, whose translation MSATAHTDTPLEPRQETRPRLGWYGDDFTGATDTLAETARAGLRSLLFLGVPTQEQLRRAGPLDAIGIAGAARGMAPTEMQAELRAVGRYMAGAGVRVLHYKCCSTFDSAPQVGSIGAAVLELRRHMPNPLVPIVGGQPSIGRYCSFAQLFARAGSAPEIHRIDRHPVMRAHPVTPMHEADLRLHLAAQGLPDIRSLPHTAYPRLRRAADAPLLDDWIDQVIETTDGPLLLDLVDEEQLAVIGRLIWRAASCLPLLAVGPSSVQQALARATPAGGANATAAPLQAASGPVLVVAGSLSPVTAKQIDACRQYQRQPLQAERLQRDPAYAAEQVRQAAAMLAQGRNVLAHTDRPAQALGAHQTAATARATGKLVADIVRASAQAGTRLSRIGIAGGDTSSQATLALGLWGLAFRCVLAPGVTVSLTRSDDPVTDGIELMLKGGQMGGDLLFDELALGQR comes from the coding sequence ATGAGCGCAACCGCGCACACAGACACGCCGCTGGAACCGCGGCAGGAAACGCGGCCGCGGCTGGGCTGGTACGGCGACGACTTCACCGGCGCCACCGACACGCTGGCGGAAACCGCCCGCGCCGGCCTGCGCAGCCTGCTGTTCCTGGGCGTGCCGACCCAGGAACAGCTGCGCCGCGCCGGCCCGCTGGACGCCATCGGCATCGCCGGCGCGGCGCGCGGCATGGCGCCGACGGAAATGCAGGCCGAGCTGCGCGCCGTGGGCCGCTACATGGCGGGCGCGGGCGTGCGCGTGCTGCATTACAAGTGCTGCTCCACCTTCGACAGCGCGCCGCAGGTGGGCAGCATCGGCGCCGCGGTGCTTGAACTGCGCCGCCACATGCCCAACCCGCTGGTGCCCATCGTCGGCGGACAGCCCAGCATCGGCCGCTATTGCAGCTTCGCCCAGTTGTTCGCGCGCGCGGGCTCCGCGCCCGAGATCCACCGCATCGACCGCCATCCGGTCATGCGCGCGCATCCCGTCACCCCGATGCACGAGGCCGACCTGCGCCTGCACCTGGCGGCGCAAGGCCTGCCGGACATCCGCTCCTTGCCGCACACGGCCTACCCGCGCCTGCGGCGGGCAGCCGACGCGCCGCTGCTGGACGACTGGATAGACCAGGTCATCGAGACCACCGACGGGCCGCTGCTGCTGGACCTGGTCGACGAGGAACAACTGGCCGTCATCGGCCGCCTGATCTGGCGCGCGGCGTCCTGCCTGCCCTTGCTGGCCGTGGGTCCCAGCAGCGTGCAGCAAGCGCTGGCCCGCGCCACCCCGGCAGGCGGCGCAAACGCCACGGCCGCGCCGCTGCAGGCCGCCAGCGGCCCCGTGCTGGTGGTGGCCGGCAGCCTGTCGCCCGTCACCGCCAAACAGATCGACGCTTGCCGGCAGTACCAGCGCCAGCCGCTGCAAGCGGAACGGCTGCAGCGGGATCCCGCCTACGCGGCGGAACAGGTCCGGCAAGCCGCGGCCATGCTGGCCCAGGGGCGCAACGTGCTGGCGCACACCGACAGGCCGGCGCAGGCGCTCGGCGCGCATCAGACCGCCGCCACCGCGCGCGCCACCGGCAAACTGGTGGCGGACATCGTGCGCGCCAGCGCGCAAGCCGGCACGCGCCTGTCGCGCATCGGCATTGCCGGAGGCGACACCTCCAGCCAAGCCACCCTGGCCCTGGGCCTGTGGGGCCTGGCGTTCCGCTGCGTGCTGGCGCCCGGTGTCACCGTCAGCCTGACGCGCAGCGACGACCCAGTGACCGACGGCATCGAACTGATGCTCAAGGGCGGGCAGATGGGCGGCGATCTGCTGTTCGACGAGCTGGCGCTGGGGCAGCGCTGA
- a CDS encoding CaiB/BaiF CoA transferase family protein, producing MLSGIRVVEICGLGPGPFCAMHLADLGADVIAVERADPVRRADERQVINRGKRTVALDLKSAQGRDTVLKLAEQADVLIEGMRPGVMERLGLGPDPLHTRNPRLVYGRMTGWGQTGPLAQAAGHDNNYIALSGALYYTGTRGEAPISPITALGDIGGGALYLAIGILAGVMKARETGLGTVVDAAIVDGSAHLLSLMLATKAKGLVTGRRGENVHDSSHFFSSYCCKDGEYITLGALEPQFYALLLRKLELDPVDFPQWERQRWPALRGKFAAIFVERTRAEWCALLEGTDVCFGAVFSPEEAARHPHMQARGVYFERDGRLEARAAPRFDGVALPAGEVPTSGQHTAEVLAALERGAGEVWLPR from the coding sequence ATGTTGTCAGGCATCAGAGTCGTCGAAATCTGCGGACTGGGGCCGGGCCCGTTCTGCGCCATGCACCTGGCCGACCTGGGCGCGGACGTAATTGCGGTCGAGCGAGCCGATCCGGTGCGGCGGGCGGACGAACGGCAGGTCATCAACCGCGGCAAGCGCACGGTCGCCCTGGACCTCAAGTCGGCGCAAGGCCGGGATACGGTGCTCAAGCTTGCAGAACAGGCCGATGTCCTGATCGAAGGGATGCGCCCTGGCGTAATGGAACGGCTGGGCCTGGGGCCGGACCCGTTGCACACGCGCAATCCGCGGCTGGTGTATGGCCGCATGACCGGTTGGGGCCAGACCGGCCCGCTGGCGCAGGCCGCGGGCCACGACAACAACTACATCGCCCTGTCGGGGGCGCTTTATTACACGGGAACACGGGGCGAAGCGCCGATTTCCCCGATCACGGCCCTCGGAGACATCGGCGGCGGCGCGCTTTATCTGGCCATCGGAATCCTGGCGGGGGTCATGAAAGCCCGCGAGACCGGCTTGGGCACGGTGGTCGATGCCGCCATCGTCGACGGTTCGGCGCATCTGCTTTCATTGATGCTGGCGACGAAGGCAAAAGGCTTGGTCACGGGCCGTCGGGGCGAGAACGTGCATGACAGCTCGCACTTTTTTTCCAGCTATTGCTGCAAGGACGGCGAGTACATCACATTGGGCGCGCTCGAACCGCAGTTCTACGCCTTGCTGCTGCGCAAGCTGGAACTCGATCCGGTCGACTTTCCGCAATGGGAGCGGCAGCGTTGGCCGGCCTTGCGGGGCAAGTTCGCCGCGATCTTTGTCGAGCGCACGCGTGCGGAATGGTGCGCGTTGCTGGAGGGAACCGACGTCTGCTTTGGCGCGGTGTTCAGCCCGGAAGAGGCCGCACGCCACCCGCATATGCAGGCGCGCGGCGTGTATTTCGAGCGGGATGGACGCCTGGAGGCGCGTGCGGCGCCGCGTTTCGATGGAGTGGCCCTGCCGGCTGGCGAGGTGCCGACGTCTGGCCAGCACACGGCGGAGGTGCTCGCCGCGCTGGAGCGAGGCGCGGGCGAGGTCTGGCTTCCGAGGTGA
- a CDS encoding SDR family NAD(P)-dependent oxidoreductase: MSKLSGKSAIVTGAGRGIGREVALKLASEGASVVVNDLDADPTHEVVEMIRARGGIAQPCVGSVTATDFAERLVGTAVEHFHGIDIMINNAGYTWDNVIQKMTDEQWYAILDCHLTAPFRILRAAYPVISAAAKAEAAEGREVFRKVVNISSIAAGGNVGQSNYSAAKSGILGLTKTLAREWGRLKVNVNAVAFGHIETRLTVPLTGAESKTVHIEGREIKVGIGEALMEQSKKSIPLGRPGTAAEAAGAVYLFCQPESDYVSGQVLVCGGGMGSV; this comes from the coding sequence ATGAGCAAACTCAGCGGCAAATCCGCCATCGTCACGGGCGCCGGCCGCGGCATCGGCCGCGAAGTGGCCCTCAAGCTGGCGTCGGAAGGCGCCAGCGTGGTGGTCAACGACCTGGATGCCGATCCCACTCATGAAGTGGTCGAGATGATCCGCGCGCGCGGCGGCATCGCCCAGCCATGCGTGGGCAGCGTCACGGCCACCGACTTCGCCGAACGCCTGGTCGGCACCGCCGTCGAGCATTTTCATGGCATAGACATCATGATCAACAACGCCGGCTACACCTGGGACAACGTTATCCAGAAGATGACCGACGAGCAGTGGTACGCGATTCTGGATTGCCACCTGACGGCGCCGTTCCGCATCCTGCGGGCGGCTTACCCCGTGATCTCCGCGGCCGCCAAGGCCGAGGCGGCGGAAGGCCGCGAGGTATTCCGCAAAGTGGTCAATATTTCTTCGATCGCCGCAGGGGGCAATGTGGGGCAGTCCAACTACTCGGCTGCCAAGTCTGGCATTCTGGGATTGACCAAGACCCTGGCGCGCGAATGGGGCCGGCTCAAGGTCAACGTCAACGCGGTGGCGTTCGGGCATATTGAAACTCGCTTGACCGTTCCACTGACCGGGGCGGAAAGCAAGACGGTGCATATCGAAGGCCGCGAGATCAAGGTCGGGATAGGCGAGGCCCTGATGGAACAATCGAAGAAGTCCATCCCGCTGGGCCGCCCCGGCACGGCGGCCGAAGCCGCAGGCGCCGTCTACCTGTTCTGCCAGCCGGAGTCCGACTACGTAAGCGGGCAGGTGCTGGTGTGCGGCGGCGGCATGGGCAGCGTTTGA
- a CDS encoding MaoC family dehydratase: MREIPGYDTVCVGDILPPLQLPAVTRTTLALYCGASGDHNPIHVDIDFARRSGMPDVFAHGMLSAAYLGRLLTGWAPQAALRGMAMRFTGITHLGNAPLCTGEIIEKSEAGGERRIKVAIRCSNQYGQDKLLGTAVLALP; encoded by the coding sequence ATGCGCGAAATCCCTGGCTATGACACCGTGTGCGTGGGCGACATCCTGCCGCCGCTGCAGTTGCCTGCCGTCACCCGGACCACGCTGGCGTTGTACTGCGGCGCGTCGGGCGATCACAACCCGATACACGTCGATATTGATTTTGCCCGGCGCTCGGGCATGCCCGACGTGTTCGCTCACGGCATGCTGTCGGCCGCCTATCTCGGGCGGTTGTTGACCGGTTGGGCGCCGCAGGCGGCGCTGCGCGGCATGGCGATGCGCTTCACCGGCATCACCCATCTGGGAAATGCGCCGCTATGCACTGGCGAGATCATTGAAAAGTCCGAGGCCGGCGGCGAACGCCGCATCAAGGTGGCGATCCGCTGCAGCAATCAATATGGGCAGGACAAGCTGCTGGGCACGGCGGTGCTGGCCTTGCCCTGA
- a CDS encoding MaoC family dehydratase N-terminal domain-containing protein: MADSSFIGRRVSRGEIAVEPGRLRFFALATGETDPIYTDAGAASEAGHAGLPVPPTFLFCLNSEVAELAGILEFLQLDLGRILHAEQAFEYHCMAHAGDRLFFDTRVADVYDKKGGALHFVVQETRVENQNGEHVADLRCTIVERRG; this comes from the coding sequence ATGGCAGACAGCAGTTTCATAGGCCGGCGCGTCTCGCGCGGCGAGATAGCGGTTGAACCGGGACGCCTGCGCTTCTTCGCCCTGGCGACTGGCGAGACGGATCCGATCTACACCGACGCGGGCGCCGCCAGCGAGGCCGGCCATGCTGGCTTGCCCGTGCCTCCGACTTTCCTGTTCTGCCTGAACAGCGAAGTGGCGGAGCTGGCCGGCATCCTGGAATTCCTGCAGTTGGACCTCGGCCGCATTCTTCATGCCGAGCAGGCGTTCGAGTACCACTGCATGGCGCATGCCGGCGACAGGCTGTTCTTCGACACACGCGTGGCCGATGTCTACGACAAGAAGGGCGGCGCGCTGCATTTCGTGGTCCAGGAAACCCGGGTTGAAAACCAGAACGGCGAGCATGTGGCGGATCTGCGCTGCACCATCGTCGAACGCCGTGGCTGA
- a CDS encoding lipid-transfer protein: protein MSIVVAGVGMIPFKKPGASDTYVEMGAQAARMALADAGIPYDLVQQAYVGYVYGDSCAGQAALYPVGLSRIPVINVNNNCATGSTALFMARQAVASGAVDCAIALGFEQMQPGALKAHWDDRPAPLGAFLDIAGALNPRQAEEGMPMALLQFGGAGKEHMEKYGTRLETFAAIRAKASRHAANNPMAIFRKVIEVEEVLNDPVVWPGVMTRLMACPPTCGAAAAVVCSEAFARKHGVRATVRILAQSMTSDGPETFDTRSMIEVVGFSMAREAALRVYEESGVGPDDIAVAELHDCFAHNELLSYEALGFCPQGEAERFVMDGANTYGGQVVTNPSGGLLSKGHPLGATGLAQCYELTRQIRGAAGPTQVEGARLALQHNLGLGGACVVTLYGCGAS from the coding sequence ATGTCCATCGTAGTTGCGGGGGTCGGCATGATCCCGTTCAAGAAGCCCGGCGCCAGCGACACGTACGTCGAAATGGGCGCGCAGGCCGCGCGCATGGCGCTGGCCGATGCCGGCATTCCATACGACTTGGTGCAGCAGGCCTACGTCGGCTACGTCTATGGCGATTCCTGCGCGGGCCAGGCCGCGCTCTATCCGGTCGGCCTGTCGCGTATCCCGGTCATCAATGTCAATAACAACTGCGCCACCGGATCGACCGCGCTGTTCATGGCCCGCCAGGCGGTGGCCAGCGGGGCGGTGGACTGCGCTATCGCGCTCGGCTTCGAACAGATGCAGCCCGGCGCCTTGAAAGCGCATTGGGATGACCGGCCCGCGCCGCTGGGCGCGTTCCTGGACATTGCGGGAGCGCTGAATCCACGGCAGGCAGAGGAAGGCATGCCGATGGCGCTGTTGCAGTTCGGCGGCGCCGGCAAGGAGCACATGGAGAAGTACGGCACCCGCCTGGAGACATTTGCGGCGATACGCGCGAAGGCCAGTCGTCACGCCGCCAACAACCCGATGGCAATCTTCCGCAAGGTGATTGAGGTCGAAGAGGTATTGAACGATCCGGTGGTGTGGCCAGGCGTGATGACCCGATTGATGGCTTGCCCGCCGACTTGCGGGGCCGCGGCCGCAGTCGTGTGTTCCGAGGCATTTGCCAGAAAGCACGGCGTCCGCGCCACGGTCCGCATCCTGGCGCAGTCCATGACCAGCGACGGCCCGGAAACGTTCGACACGCGGTCCATGATCGAAGTGGTGGGTTTCAGCATGGCGCGCGAGGCGGCACTACGGGTCTACGAGGAATCGGGCGTCGGCCCGGACGATATCGCGGTGGCCGAGCTGCACGACTGCTTCGCCCACAACGAACTGCTCAGCTACGAGGCTTTGGGCTTCTGCCCGCAGGGAGAGGCAGAGCGCTTCGTCATGGACGGCGCCAATACCTATGGCGGACAGGTGGTCACCAACCCGTCGGGCGGCTTGCTGTCCAAGGGCCATCCGCTGGGCGCCACCGGTCTGGCCCAATGCTACGAACTCACCCGCCAGATCCGGGGCGCCGCAGGTCCGACCCAGGTCGAGGGGGCGCGGCTGGCGCTGCAACACAACCTGGGACTGGGCGGGGCTTGCGTGGTCACCCTGTATGGGTGCGGCGCGTCCTGA
- a CDS encoding NAD(P)H-dependent flavin oxidoreductase, protein MTKLSVLRNLRLPVVASPMFIASGVDLVLAQCQAGIVGSFPALNARGPGELDAWISRIETALVAHDSVHPSAPAAPYAVNIILHHSNDRQHADLETCVRRRVPIVITSVGDPKDVVRAVHGYGGVVLHDVINQRHARKAAAAGVDGLILVCAGAGGHGGNLSPFALVGEVRRWFDGLLLVAGAISTGEHVLAVRAMGADLAYVGTRFLASPEASIEPAYKQAVLEAGTDGVIYSDLFSWVHANYLKQSIADLGLDTDRLPTRDSYRETLAAQGEPRRKLWRDIWSAGQGVGCIDAIVPTRDIVASMRLEYEAARARLSGVAADAGISV, encoded by the coding sequence ATGACCAAGCTCTCCGTGTTACGCAATCTGCGACTGCCCGTAGTCGCTTCTCCCATGTTCATCGCCAGCGGCGTCGATCTGGTATTGGCCCAGTGCCAAGCCGGCATCGTGGGCTCGTTCCCGGCATTGAATGCGCGTGGACCAGGAGAACTCGACGCATGGATCTCGCGCATCGAGACGGCGTTGGTGGCGCATGACTCGGTGCATCCCTCGGCGCCGGCGGCCCCCTATGCCGTAAACATCATACTGCACCACTCCAACGACCGGCAGCATGCCGATCTCGAAACGTGCGTGCGGCGCCGCGTGCCTATCGTGATTACGTCGGTCGGCGATCCCAAGGACGTGGTGCGCGCCGTGCATGGCTACGGCGGCGTGGTGTTGCACGACGTCATCAACCAACGCCACGCGCGCAAGGCGGCAGCCGCGGGCGTGGACGGCCTCATCCTGGTATGCGCCGGGGCAGGCGGCCATGGCGGCAACCTTTCGCCCTTTGCCCTCGTGGGCGAAGTGCGGCGCTGGTTCGATGGCCTGCTGCTCGTGGCTGGGGCGATCAGCACCGGAGAGCATGTGCTGGCGGTGCGCGCCATGGGCGCGGACCTTGCCTATGTGGGCACGCGCTTCCTGGCCAGTCCTGAGGCCAGCATCGAGCCAGCCTACAAGCAGGCGGTGCTGGAGGCGGGTACGGATGGCGTCATCTATAGCGACCTGTTTTCCTGGGTTCACGCCAATTACTTGAAGCAGAGCATCGCCGATCTGGGGCTGGATACGGATCGGCTGCCCACGCGCGACAGCTACCGCGAAACCCTGGCGGCGCAGGGCGAGCCGCGCAGAAAACTGTGGCGCGATATCTGGTCTGCCGGCCAGGGGGTGGGCTGCATCGATGCCATCGTGCCGACGCGCGACATCGTGGCCTCCATGCGGCTGGAATACGAGGCGGCTCGTGCGCGGCTTTCTGGCGTGGCGGCCGATGCGGGGATATCCGTCTGA
- a CDS encoding LuxR C-terminal-related transcriptional regulator, translating to MHSKTDSMSARGPLVERPRLLERLAQARGRRCVVLHGPAGSGKTSLMLAWRRELVAAGVDVAWLALGRADDDPARLFDALQTGLRRVDPALVSEAAVLAGRGNDASAIEAAVIALVRAIAAHPRELVLMFDDAHHLRDPRVAGAAQLLLDYGPANLQCVLSARRQPALALGRLRDQGQLAELGMEELRFTPEESAQLAHNLLGSIDENTAAQFYEQTGGWVAGLKLLCMDLRHVRRGAPVRDARSFARYFEQEVIEQLPPELVAFLIRCALPEHFNIELCAQLLGDAPDIGASLDQFAMLERQGLFMVPAGPRYPDGWWRLHPLLRNVLTARLDALAAEPLRALHTAAWRYFAAHGMHYDAVHHALRAGAVDDATALVEACAAELFARGDLRQLVGLMRLLPPAAVRAHAGLRLWVAWTQLYEQRLSECARTIEQLQADLVGAPARERYRLTLLRGLLAVQRDDTAAAMAVLPQLLTPPDDADGITLTGRRCLLTWIHLYQGQYEKARVAQLEGATPTVQGQPLYGTPIGLLAGRSLVGLTHAVQGQVIQAERVYRDVLFEAERRGPSCADAGTLAAALLGEVLYELNDAQGALNLLEPRLEVMERVSIPDTRVRMMLVLGRARWMMGRPLDAMDYLEQSRDYASRMGLDRMLSYALLEMLQFRLKQGERQAAHELLQELEALDASHTGSEVGTLSEILVVAERARIRLWLGSGDLDLALTRLESLAELCRQRGRVRRVPFLQLQAAAALRQLGRHDSARDHVRSALRLGHELGLVRTLLDAHEDVPALVGDALRDPALDAVLGFYAERLTAAARDPGAGTPAPAAPSRPGLEALSPREIEIAQLLAQNLPNKKIARALDLSLNTVKWHLKNVYGKLGASGRDEVMERLRL from the coding sequence ATGCACTCCAAAACCGATTCCATGTCCGCAAGAGGCCCGCTGGTGGAGCGGCCCCGTCTGCTGGAGCGCCTGGCGCAGGCTCGTGGCCGACGCTGTGTCGTCCTGCACGGTCCGGCCGGCAGCGGCAAGACCAGCCTGATGCTGGCCTGGCGGCGCGAACTGGTGGCAGCCGGCGTGGACGTAGCCTGGCTGGCCCTGGGCCGGGCTGATGACGACCCCGCCCGCTTGTTCGATGCCCTGCAGACCGGCCTGCGCAGGGTCGACCCCGCCCTGGTGTCGGAAGCCGCCGTGCTGGCCGGCCGCGGCAATGATGCCAGCGCCATCGAAGCGGCGGTGATCGCCCTGGTGCGTGCCATTGCCGCCCATCCGCGCGAACTGGTGCTGATGTTCGACGATGCGCATCATCTGCGCGACCCGCGCGTCGCTGGCGCCGCGCAACTGCTGCTGGACTACGGTCCGGCCAATCTGCAATGCGTCCTGTCGGCGCGACGCCAGCCTGCCCTGGCCTTGGGGCGGCTGCGCGACCAAGGCCAATTGGCAGAGCTAGGCATGGAAGAACTGCGCTTCACGCCCGAGGAATCGGCTCAACTGGCGCACAACCTGCTGGGCTCGATCGACGAAAACACCGCCGCGCAGTTCTACGAACAGACTGGCGGCTGGGTGGCGGGCCTGAAACTGCTATGCATGGATCTGCGCCATGTGCGCCGCGGCGCGCCGGTACGCGACGCACGCAGCTTCGCGCGCTACTTCGAGCAGGAGGTCATCGAGCAGCTCCCGCCGGAACTGGTCGCCTTCCTGATCCGCTGCGCGCTACCTGAACACTTCAACATCGAGTTGTGCGCCCAATTGTTGGGCGACGCTCCCGACATCGGAGCGAGCCTCGATCAGTTCGCCATGCTGGAGCGGCAGGGCCTGTTCATGGTCCCCGCGGGCCCGCGCTACCCCGATGGTTGGTGGCGCCTGCATCCGCTGCTGCGCAATGTGCTGACCGCGCGGCTGGATGCGCTGGCGGCAGAGCCGCTGCGCGCGCTGCACACCGCGGCCTGGCGCTACTTCGCGGCGCATGGCATGCACTATGACGCGGTGCATCATGCATTACGCGCCGGGGCGGTGGACGACGCCACCGCCCTGGTGGAAGCCTGTGCCGCCGAACTCTTTGCGCGCGGCGACCTGCGCCAACTGGTGGGGCTGATGCGCCTGCTGCCGCCGGCTGCCGTGCGCGCCCACGCGGGCCTGCGCCTTTGGGTCGCCTGGACCCAGCTGTATGAGCAACGCTTGTCCGAATGCGCCCGCACCATAGAGCAATTGCAGGCCGACCTGGTCGGCGCCCCGGCGCGCGAGCGCTACCGCCTGACACTCTTGCGCGGCTTGCTCGCAGTACAGCGCGACGACACGGCCGCGGCAATGGCCGTACTGCCGCAATTGCTGACGCCTCCGGACGATGCCGACGGCATCACCCTGACCGGCCGCCGCTGCCTGCTCACCTGGATCCATCTGTATCAAGGCCAGTACGAAAAAGCGCGTGTCGCGCAATTGGAAGGCGCCACGCCCACGGTGCAGGGACAGCCGCTCTACGGTACGCCGATAGGCCTGTTGGCCGGCCGCAGCCTGGTCGGACTGACGCATGCGGTGCAGGGACAGGTCATACAGGCGGAGAGAGTCTACCGCGACGTCCTGTTCGAGGCCGAGCGGCGCGGGCCGAGCTGCGCCGATGCCGGTACCCTGGCGGCGGCCCTGCTGGGCGAAGTGCTGTATGAACTGAACGACGCGCAGGGCGCGCTGAACCTGCTGGAGCCACGCCTGGAAGTCATGGAGCGCGTATCCATCCCGGACACTCGCGTACGCATGATGCTGGTCCTGGGACGAGCGCGCTGGATGATGGGCCGCCCGCTGGATGCCATGGACTACCTGGAGCAATCCCGCGACTACGCAAGTCGCATGGGACTGGACCGCATGCTGTCATACGCGCTGCTGGAGATGCTGCAGTTCCGCCTCAAGCAAGGCGAACGGCAAGCCGCGCACGAGCTGCTGCAGGAACTGGAGGCGCTGGATGCCAGCCACACCGGCTCCGAGGTCGGCACGCTGAGCGAGATCCTTGTCGTCGCCGAACGCGCGCGTATCCGTCTGTGGCTTGGTTCCGGCGACCTGGACCTGGCGCTGACGAGGCTGGAGTCCCTGGCGGAACTCTGCCGCCAGCGAGGCCGGGTGCGCCGCGTGCCTTTTCTGCAGCTGCAGGCCGCGGCGGCCCTGCGGCAACTGGGCCGGCACGATTCGGCCCGCGACCATGTGCGCAGCGCGTTGCGGCTTGGCCATGAACTCGGCCTGGTACGCACGCTGCTGGACGCGCACGAGGACGTGCCCGCCCTGGTCGGCGACGCCCTGCGCGATCCCGCACTGGATGCCGTGCTGGGCTTCTACGCCGAACGGCTGACGGCAGCCGCGCGCGACCCTGGCGCCGGCACGCCGGCCCCGGCCGCGCCCAGCCGTCCCGGACTGGAAGCGCTCAGCCCGCGCGAAATCGAAATCGCGCAGTTGCTTGCGCAGAACCTGCCCAACAAGAAGATCGCGCGCGCGCTCGACCTGTCCCTGAACACGGTCAAGTGGCATCTGAAGAATGTCTACGGCAAGCTGGGCGCAAGCGGGCGCGACGAAGTGATGGAACGGCTCAGGCTCTAG
- a CDS encoding Bug family tripartite tricarboxylate transporter substrate binding protein: MPSMPPRPSVVLLLRTGALLFCAALLAAPARADYPERPVRLLVGVQAGASTDTLTRQLAQRLSEQLGRPFVVENKPGAATRIAMEAVSRAPADGYTLGVANAVSANFPMMFDDFAFIPGKDFTPISLLGRAPSYLAIRASLPVRNVQEFVAYAQANKGKLNYGQGSNGSNPHLAARLLVQSLGIQATEVAYKGNAPTGIALASGEIDFAILEYPSVRPLVERGSVRLLAVTEPRRAALAPDVPTSTSQGLTPRLEGVTPWFMLVAPAGTPANVIERLNREVNQALRSPDVRQAAEAAGLEPAGLDVAETQAYFLRQRESAAQLSHELNVSLKN, encoded by the coding sequence ATGCCTTCCATGCCCCCGCGCCCTTCCGTCGTCCTTCTGCTGCGCACCGGCGCGCTGCTGTTCTGCGCCGCCCTGCTCGCCGCGCCAGCCCGCGCCGACTACCCTGAACGTCCGGTGCGCCTGCTGGTGGGCGTGCAGGCCGGCGCCAGCACCGACACCCTGACTCGCCAGTTGGCCCAGCGCCTGAGCGAGCAGCTCGGCCGTCCGTTCGTGGTGGAGAACAAGCCCGGGGCCGCCACCCGCATCGCCATGGAGGCCGTCAGCCGCGCACCGGCCGATGGCTACACCCTGGGCGTGGCCAACGCGGTCAGCGCCAACTTTCCCATGATGTTCGACGACTTTGCCTTCATCCCCGGCAAGGACTTCACCCCGATCAGCCTGCTTGGGCGCGCGCCCTCCTACCTGGCGATCCGGGCCAGCCTGCCGGTAAGGAACGTGCAAGAGTTCGTCGCCTACGCCCAGGCCAACAAGGGCAAACTGAACTATGGCCAGGGCAGCAACGGCAGCAACCCGCATCTGGCTGCACGGCTGCTGGTTCAATCGCTGGGAATCCAGGCCACGGAGGTCGCCTACAAGGGCAACGCACCCACCGGCATCGCGCTGGCGTCTGGCGAAATCGATTTCGCGATTCTCGAATACCCCTCGGTGCGCCCGCTGGTCGAACGCGGCAGCGTGCGCCTGCTGGCTGTCACGGAGCCGCGCCGGGCGGCGCTGGCGCCTGACGTTCCGACCAGCACCTCACAAGGCCTGACACCCCGGCTCGAAGGTGTCACGCCCTGGTTCATGTTGGTGGCGCCCGCCGGCACGCCCGCCAACGTCATCGAACGATTGAACCGCGAGGTCAATCAGGCGCTGCGCTCGCCCGATGTGCGCCAGGCCGCGGAGGCCGCAGGTCTTGAACCGGCAGGCCTGGACGTCGCTGAAACACAGGCCTACTTCCTGCGTCAGCGAGAAAGCGCCGCGCAGTTATCGCACGAATTGAATGTCTCGCTGAAGAACTGA